Proteins from one Cicer arietinum cultivar CDC Frontier isolate Library 1 chromosome 3, Cicar.CDCFrontier_v2.0, whole genome shotgun sequence genomic window:
- the LOC101512703 gene encoding G-type lectin S-receptor-like serine/threonine-protein kinase At1g11300, protein MVRKLRLKRLSTASGQGLKEFMNSDSSESKILDWSKRFSIIERIARGLLYLHRDSRLKIILRDLKPSNILLDNELNPKISYFGTARIFGGSEDQENTRRVVGTYDYMSPEYAMQGMFSDKSDVFSFRVLLLEIVSGRRNSSFYDCEDSLTLLGFEFSIDRPTMSVVVYMLNSEIVDLPPPKKPAFILRQNMLSTVSSEESNDGLYSINLASISDSHGR, encoded by the exons ATGGTCAGGAAATTGCGGTTAAAAAGACTTTCTACAGCATCTGGACAGGGTCTAAAAGAATTCATGAATAGTG aTTCATCGGAAAGTAAAATCCTTGATTGGAGTAAACGCTTTAGCATAATAGAAAGAATAGCTCGGGGATTGCTTTATCTTCACAGAGATTCCAGGCTAAAAATTATACTTAGAGATTTGAAGCCAAGTAATATCTTGCTAGATAATGAGCTTAATCCAAAAATATCATACTTTGGTACGGCCAGAATCTTTGGAGGTAGTGAAGATCAAGAAAATACTAGAAGAGTCGTCGGAACTTA TGACTATATGTCTCCAGAATACGCAATGCAAGGAATGTTTTCTGACAAATCTGATGTTTTTAGCTTCAGAGTTTTGCTTCTTGAGATTGTTAGTGGAAGACGAAATTCAAGCTTCTATGACTGCGAGGATTCTTTGACCCTTTTAGGATTT GAATTTTCCATAGACAGACCCACTATGTCTGTTGTAGTTTATATGCTTAATAGTGAGATTGTTGACCTTCCTCCACCAAAGAAACCTGCATTCATCTTGAGACAGAATATGCTGAGCACAGTGTCGTCTGAAGAAAGCAATGATGGCTTGTACTCTATCAACTTAGCCAGTATTTCAGATAGCCATGGCAGATAG